A part of Melittangium boletus DSM 14713 genomic DNA contains:
- a CDS encoding thiolase family protein codes for MPGRVVIASAVRTPFTRANKGEFKDTRPDTLAALAIKEAVARVPGLKAEQVEDVILGCAMPEAEQGMNVARNAALLAGLPDTVPGMTINRFCSSGVQSIAQAAQAIKSGMIDVAIAGGTESMSMVPMGGNKVSANPEIMEKHPEVYSSMGVTAENIASRYSVSREDADKFAYESQRRAATAREQGKFKDEIFPVTTTVYDEEGTAKQVTVSVDTILRPETTLEGLAKLKPAFNQKGVVTAGNASPLTDGAAAAVVMSEEKAKELGIKPLGYFVDFQVAGVPPEIMGIGPVPAVKKLLAKNNLKVEDIDVFELNEAFAAQVLHCIRELGVPLEKANPNGGAIALGHPLGVSGARMVATILSELARRKGRYGVVSMCIGGGMGAAALIERAE; via the coding sequence ATGCCCGGTCGAGTCGTGATTGCCAGCGCGGTGCGCACCCCGTTCACCCGCGCGAACAAGGGAGAATTCAAGGATACCCGGCCCGATACGCTCGCGGCCCTCGCCATCAAGGAGGCCGTGGCGCGCGTGCCCGGTCTCAAGGCCGAACAGGTCGAGGACGTCATCCTCGGCTGTGCCATGCCCGAGGCCGAGCAGGGCATGAACGTCGCGCGCAACGCGGCGCTGCTCGCGGGCCTGCCGGACACCGTTCCGGGGATGACCATCAACCGCTTCTGCTCCTCGGGCGTGCAGTCCATCGCCCAGGCGGCGCAGGCCATCAAGTCGGGGATGATCGACGTGGCCATCGCCGGGGGCACCGAGTCCATGAGCATGGTGCCCATGGGCGGCAACAAGGTGAGCGCCAACCCGGAGATCATGGAGAAGCACCCCGAGGTGTACTCCTCCATGGGCGTCACCGCGGAGAACATCGCGTCGCGCTACAGCGTGTCGCGCGAGGACGCGGACAAGTTCGCCTACGAGAGCCAGCGCCGGGCGGCCACCGCGCGCGAGCAGGGCAAGTTCAAGGACGAGATCTTCCCCGTCACCACCACCGTCTACGACGAGGAGGGCACGGCGAAGCAGGTGACGGTGTCCGTGGACACCATCCTGCGCCCCGAGACCACGCTCGAGGGCCTGGCGAAGCTCAAGCCCGCCTTCAACCAGAAGGGCGTGGTGACGGCCGGTAACGCCTCGCCGCTGACGGATGGCGCCGCCGCGGCGGTGGTCATGAGCGAGGAGAAGGCGAAGGAGCTCGGCATCAAGCCGCTGGGCTACTTCGTGGACTTCCAGGTGGCGGGCGTGCCCCCGGAGATCATGGGCATTGGCCCGGTGCCCGCGGTGAAGAAGCTGCTGGCGAAGAACAACCTCAAGGTCGAGGACATCGATGTCTTCGAGCTCAACGAGGCCTTCGCCGCGCAGGTGCTCCACTGCATCCGCGAGCTGGGCGTGCCCCTGGAGAAGGCCAACCCGAACGGCGGCGCCATCGCGCTGGGCCACCCGCTGGGCGTGTCCGGTGCGCGCATGGTGGCCACCATCCTGAGCGAGCTGGCGCGCCGCAAGGGCCGCTACGGCGTGGTGTCCATGTGCATCGGTGGTGGAATGGGCGCCGCGGCGCTCATCGAGCGCGCCGAGTAA